The stretch of DNA TACTACTTTTTCTTTACATTCATCGTTTAAATTCATCGCTCATCACTCATCACTCATCACTAAAATAGTGCTTTCCGTTTTCGACGCCTTCGCCCTTACGCAGCAACACCTGCTTACGCTGCCCAACGAAACGATTCCGCTGACCGATGCGCTCGGTCGGGTGTTGCGCCAGCCGGTGCGGGCCGACCGCGATTTTCCGCCGTTTCACCGGGTTGCAATGGATGGTATCGCCATTCGCTTCGCTGACTATGCTGCCGGGCAGCGCACGTTTCCGATCACGGGAACGCAGTTTGCCGGGCAACCGCAACAAACGCTGACCGAAGCAGGCACGTGTCTGGAAGTAATGACCGGAGCCATGTTGCCGGTCAGCACCGATACGGTAGTGCGCTACGAAGACGTGCAGACCACCCAGAAACAGGCGACCATTACCGTCGATGATTTGGCAGAAGGCCAGCACGTTCATCATCAGGCTACTGACAGGCGGGCAAACGATGAACTGATGCCAGTCGGCACGCAGCTTGGCCCCGCCGAAATAGCGGTGGCGGTGTCGGTCGGGCAGGTACATGTATCGGTTGGTGTGCTGCCCCGCGTGGCGTTGATTTCTACGGGCGATGAGTTGGTTGGCATTGCCGATACGCCCCTGCCCTACCAGATTCGGCAATCGAACACGTTTATGCTGCAAGCCGCGCTACGGTCGCTGGGTATTGCGGCCACTGTGCATCACATCCGCGACGATAAAGCGTTGCTCCGCGACCGATTGGCTAACCTGCTCGAAACCAACGATATACTAATTGTAAGCGGGGGCGTATCGGCGGGTAAAGCTGATTTTGTGCCGGGCATTCTGATGGAGTTGGGCGTACAGCAACTTTTCCACAAAATTGACCAGCGGCCCGGCAAACCGCTCTGGTTCGGCACCCGCGTGGCCGCTGGCGAACCGCAGCGAACGGTGTTTGGCTTGCCCGGCAACCCGGTCTCAACGGTCTTGTGCGGCTATCGCTATGTGCTGCCCTATCTGCGGGCCTCGCTCGGTTTGCCGCCCCAACCAGCACAGTTTGCCCAGTTGGCCGCGCCCGTCACGTTCCGCCCCCCACTGACCTATTTTCTGCCCGTGCGTCTCGCGTCAGAACCCGACGGGCGTACCGTAGCGCATCCGCTGCCGGGTTCGGGTTCGGCTGATTTTGCCAACCTGCTCGATACCAATGCGTTTATGGAACTGCCCGCCAGCCGCAGCGAGTTCGGCGCGGGCGAAGCGTTTCAGGTATGGCCGACGCGGTGAAAAGGCGTATCTTTGCGGCCCAATCGCTGATTATGAACGCTACTTCCGCCAACGATATTTTCCGGCAGAGCATCCGGGATTACCACCGCGCCGACCATGTTGATACGCCCATCGACAACCCTTATCCATCGGGCGATTTCGCCCACCTGCTGTACCGCAAAAACTGGATCGACACGGTGCAGTGGCATCTCGAAGACCTCATCCGCAGCCCCGATATACAGCCCGGCGAATTGGTAGCCGTAAAACGCCGAATCGACCAGTCGAATCAGGACCGGACCGACGTGGTTGAAATCATGGATTCTGTTTTATACCAGCAATTCGCGCAGATTACGCCCAAACCCACGGCCAGAATGAACTCCGAAACCCCCGCGTGGCTGCTCGACCGCATGTCGATTCTACAACTGAAAATATACCACTTCGCCGAGCAAACCGACCGCACCGACGTTTCGGACGAACACCGGCAACGGGCCGCCCAGAAACTCGCCGTCTTGCAGGAACAGGAAGCCGACCTCGCCCGCTGCTTCGACGAACTGCTCGACGACATTCAAACCGGCAACCGCTACGTGAAGGTCTACCGCCAGATGAAAATGTACAACGACCCCACCCTGAATCCGGTGCTGTATAAAAAGTGAAAAATGAAAAGTGTAGAGTGATAAATGAGGTAACAGGTTCACTTTTAACTTTTCACTTTTCACTCATATGAAATGAACATTCTCCTTCTCCGCTTTTCGGCTATGGGCGACGTAGCCTTGCTGGCACCGGTGGTGCAGGCTTTGACGGCCCGCTACCCGGACGCCCAGGTGACGGTGCTGACCCGTGCCAAGTTCGCGCCGTTTTTTAGCGGAATACCCAACGTGCGGGTAGTGGGGGCCGATTTTGCCGGACAGCATAACGGATTGGCGGGATTGGTGCGGTTGTTCGGGGAGTTGCGGCAACTGGCAACGTTCGATATAGTGGCCGATGCTCACCAGAATCTACGGTCGGCAGTGCTTAAAAACCTGTTTCGGCTGTCGGGCGTGCGCGTCGTAACAATCGATAAAGGTAGGGCCGAAAAGAAAGCCCTGACCCGTAAAGCCAACAAAGTACGGAGCCATTTACCCCACACGGTTGAGCGATACGCCCGCCTGTTCGATGCCGCTGATCTGGCGGTAAAACCCGCACCCACGTTCCGGTTTGCTAACCTGGACCCCTCGGCAAAGGCTGACTTATCGGCCTTTTTAGACCGGCAAAC from Spirosoma montaniterrae encodes:
- a CDS encoding molybdopterin molybdotransferase MoeA, whose product is MLSVFDAFALTQQHLLTLPNETIPLTDALGRVLRQPVRADRDFPPFHRVAMDGIAIRFADYAAGQRTFPITGTQFAGQPQQTLTEAGTCLEVMTGAMLPVSTDTVVRYEDVQTTQKQATITVDDLAEGQHVHHQATDRRANDELMPVGTQLGPAEIAVAVSVGQVHVSVGVLPRVALISTGDELVGIADTPLPYQIRQSNTFMLQAALRSLGIAATVHHIRDDKALLRDRLANLLETNDILIVSGGVSAGKADFVPGILMELGVQQLFHKIDQRPGKPLWFGTRVAAGEPQRTVFGLPGNPVSTVLCGYRYVLPYLRASLGLPPQPAQFAQLAAPVTFRPPLTYFLPVRLASEPDGRTVAHPLPGSGSADFANLLDTNAFMELPASRSEFGAGEAFQVWPTR
- a CDS encoding DUF4254 domain-containing protein; this encodes MNATSANDIFRQSIRDYHRADHVDTPIDNPYPSGDFAHLLYRKNWIDTVQWHLEDLIRSPDIQPGELVAVKRRIDQSNQDRTDVVEIMDSVLYQQFAQITPKPTARMNSETPAWLLDRMSILQLKIYHFAEQTDRTDVSDEHRQRAAQKLAVLQEQEADLARCFDELLDDIQTGNRYVKVYRQMKMYNDPTLNPVLYKK